The following are from one region of the Parafrankia irregularis genome:
- a CDS encoding cobalamin-independent methionine synthase II family protein, producing the protein MKLSSERILTTHTGSLPRPAGLAELIRAREQETLSVADAEHLPDRIADAVSVVVDHQARVGLDVISDGEMSKIGYATYVKERLTGFDVDVAVPECGGLSIADLDDYPGMAERSLAGLETATPTCTGPISYTGSALLDTDLASFAAGVGSISAGSGQPAERFMNAASPGVIALYLPNQFYAGLDEYLFALAEAMRVEYEAITAAGLVLQIDAPDLAMGRHIQYTHLSEQGFLDRLRVHVEAVNHALRNIDPARVRVHLCWGNYQGPHHKDVGLDVILDTILQLKADGLVFEAANHRHAHEWQVLADAKIPEQKVLIPGVIDTSSVYIEHPELIAQRITRFADIVGRERVIPGTDCGFASFATFLAVDESLAWAKLESLTAGARLASDRLWS; encoded by the coding sequence CACACCGGCAGCCTGCCCCGACCGGCCGGGTTGGCCGAGCTGATCCGGGCCCGGGAACAGGAGACCCTCTCAGTCGCGGACGCCGAGCACCTGCCCGACCGGATCGCGGACGCAGTTAGCGTGGTCGTCGACCATCAGGCCCGGGTCGGGCTGGATGTGATCAGCGACGGCGAGATGAGCAAGATCGGGTACGCCACCTACGTCAAGGAACGCCTCACCGGTTTCGACGTGGACGTTGCCGTGCCTGAGTGCGGCGGCCTGTCGATTGCCGATCTGGACGACTACCCTGGCATGGCCGAACGTTCCCTGGCCGGCTTGGAGACCGCGACACCCACCTGTACCGGCCCGATCAGCTACACCGGCAGCGCCTTGCTCGATACCGACCTGGCCAGCTTCGCAGCCGGCGTCGGTTCAATCTCAGCAGGATCGGGTCAGCCGGCCGAGCGGTTCATGAATGCCGCTTCACCTGGAGTGATCGCACTCTATCTTCCGAACCAGTTCTATGCCGGCCTGGATGAGTACCTGTTCGCGTTGGCCGAAGCGATGAGGGTCGAGTACGAGGCGATCACCGCAGCCGGGCTGGTCCTGCAGATCGACGCCCCGGATCTGGCGATGGGTCGGCACATCCAGTACACGCACCTGTCCGAGCAGGGATTCCTGGACCGGCTGCGCGTACACGTTGAGGCGGTCAACCACGCGCTCCGCAATATCGATCCGGCGAGGGTGCGGGTGCACCTGTGCTGGGGTAACTACCAGGGCCCGCACCACAAGGACGTCGGCCTGGACGTCATCCTGGACACGATCCTTCAGCTTAAGGCCGACGGACTGGTGTTCGAGGCCGCCAATCACCGCCACGCACATGAATGGCAGGTGCTGGCCGACGCGAAGATCCCCGAGCAGAAGGTCCTCATCCCGGGTGTCATCGACACCTCCAGCGTCTACATCGAACACCCCGAACTCATCGCCCAGCGCATCACCCGCTTCGCCGACATCGTCGGCCGCGAGCGCGTCATCCCCGGAACCGACTGCGGCTTCGCGTCCTTCGCTACCTTCCTCGCCGTCGACGAGAGCCTGGCCTGGGCGAAACTCGAATCCCTCACCGCCGGCGCTCGACTGGCCAGCGATCGGCTGTGGTCATGA
- a CDS encoding isopenicillin N synthase family dioxygenase: MTRTTPTHSTTERYAALPVLDLREFDPGADPAVRGLFLERLRETCHDVGFLYLVGHGVDDTLFREVEEVTRAFFALPEADRMSIAMTRSPHFRGYTPLGGELTNGRADRREEIDLGPERPTPALTVADPPWRRLLGPNQWPVAIPQFRATMFTWHEQMDTVGHRLLRALATSLGQPDDQFDSWVDPDPEATIKAIHYPPSGPGGDQQGVGTHRDFGLLTFVLQDAVGGLQVERDGCFLDVPHLPGALVVNLGEMLQLATHGYLKATVHRVISPPAGMQRFSVIYFFNPRLDATLTPIDLPAELATQATGGHSADPDNPILATYGENILKVRLRAHADVAQLHHADLLAAEN, from the coding sequence ATGACCCGCACCACCCCGACCCACAGCACGACCGAGCGCTACGCGGCGCTGCCGGTGCTCGACCTGCGTGAGTTCGACCCTGGCGCTGATCCCGCGGTGCGCGGCCTGTTCCTTGAGCGGCTGCGCGAGACCTGCCATGACGTGGGTTTCCTCTACCTGGTGGGGCACGGCGTCGATGACACCCTGTTCCGGGAGGTCGAGGAGGTCACCCGAGCGTTCTTCGCTCTGCCCGAAGCTGATCGAATGTCGATCGCGATGACCCGGTCGCCACACTTCCGTGGCTACACCCCACTGGGTGGTGAACTCACGAACGGTCGGGCCGACCGGCGCGAGGAGATCGACCTCGGCCCGGAACGCCCCACCCCGGCACTGACGGTTGCCGATCCGCCATGGCGGCGGCTACTCGGTCCGAACCAGTGGCCAGTCGCAATACCGCAGTTCCGCGCCACGATGTTCACCTGGCACGAGCAGATGGACACCGTCGGGCACCGCCTGCTGCGTGCCCTCGCGACTAGCCTCGGTCAACCTGACGACCAGTTCGACAGCTGGGTCGACCCAGACCCTGAGGCCACCATCAAAGCCATCCACTATCCTCCATCCGGACCTGGCGGCGATCAGCAAGGCGTTGGCACCCACCGCGACTTCGGGCTGCTCACCTTCGTCCTGCAAGACGCCGTCGGTGGACTGCAGGTGGAGCGCGACGGGTGCTTCCTCGACGTCCCGCACCTGCCCGGCGCCCTGGTCGTCAATCTCGGCGAAATGCTGCAGCTCGCCACCCACGGCTACCTCAAGGCCACCGTCCACCGCGTCATCAGCCCGCCCGCTGGCATGCAGCGATTCTCGGTCATCTACTTCTTCAACCCGCGCCTGGACGCCACCCTCACTCCCATCGACCTGCCGGCCGAACTCGCTACCCAGGCAACGGGCGGACACAGTGCTGACCCGGACAACCCCATCCTCGCCACCTACGGCGAGAACATCCTCAAGGTGCGGCTGCGCGCCCACGCCGACGTCGCGCAACTCCACCACGCAGATTTGCTCGCCGCCGAGAACTGA
- a CDS encoding IS110 family transposase: MDRPLVWVGVDVGKATHHACAMEAAGKVVFSRKVANDQAVIEQLVTRAGQVAGEVRWAIDLTGSAAALLTAVLVASGQQVVYVPGRVVNRMAGVFRGESKSDAKDARVIAETARMRADLTPVTVTDDLVVELPRLTAHREDLMADWARGVNRLRDLLTGIFPALERAFDYSTRSALVLLTGFQTPQAIRTAGEGGVAAFLRENGVWPKGILAMAASAVAAEAQTVRLPGEVTTAVLVARLASYLLDLDRQIKDNDKLITSRFRIHPKAEIIEPLPGIGPILGAEFVVVTGGSLAGFTTAGGLASYAGLVPVARDSGRVTGNLRRPKRYNRRLRRVFFMAALSSIRVPGPSRTFYDRKRHERLIHIQALLALARRMVDVLWALLRDGRTFTPTVPQPATAAA; the protein is encoded by the coding sequence GTGGATCGGCCGCTGGTCTGGGTCGGTGTGGATGTGGGCAAGGCGACGCATCACGCGTGCGCGATGGAAGCGGCCGGCAAGGTGGTGTTCTCGCGGAAGGTGGCCAACGACCAGGCCGTGATCGAGCAGCTCGTCACCCGCGCCGGGCAGGTCGCCGGCGAGGTGCGCTGGGCGATCGATCTGACCGGCAGCGCCGCGGCGCTGCTGACAGCGGTGCTGGTGGCGAGTGGGCAGCAGGTGGTCTACGTGCCCGGCCGGGTCGTCAACCGGATGGCCGGGGTGTTCCGCGGGGAGAGCAAGTCCGACGCCAAGGACGCCCGTGTGATCGCCGAAACCGCCCGGATGCGCGCTGATCTGACCCCTGTGACCGTCACCGACGATCTGGTGGTCGAGCTGCCCCGTCTGACCGCACACCGCGAGGATCTGATGGCGGACTGGGCGCGCGGCGTGAACCGGCTCCGCGACCTGCTGACTGGCATCTTCCCTGCGCTGGAACGCGCCTTCGACTACTCGACCCGTTCCGCGTTGGTCCTGCTCACCGGTTTCCAGACCCCGCAGGCGATCCGCACGGCAGGCGAGGGCGGCGTCGCGGCTTTCCTGCGGGAGAACGGCGTCTGGCCCAAGGGCATCCTCGCCATGGCGGCCTCGGCAGTGGCCGCCGAGGCGCAGACGGTGCGGCTTCCCGGTGAGGTCACTACCGCTGTGCTCGTCGCACGGCTGGCTTCCTACCTGCTGGATCTCGATCGGCAGATCAAGGACAACGACAAGCTGATCACCAGCCGGTTCCGGATCCATCCCAAAGCGGAGATCATCGAGCCGCTGCCCGGGATCGGGCCGATCCTCGGTGCGGAGTTCGTCGTGGTCACCGGTGGCAGCCTTGCCGGGTTCACGACCGCCGGAGGTCTGGCCTCCTACGCGGGACTCGTGCCCGTCGCCCGTGACTCCGGCCGCGTCACCGGGAACCTGCGCCGCCCCAAGCGTTACAACCGCAGGCTGCGGCGGGTGTTCTTCATGGCGGCCCTGTCCAGCATCCGCGTACCAGGGCCGTCGAGGACCTTCTACGACCGCAAACGCCACGAGCGGCTGATCCACATCCAAGCACTGCTCGCTCTCGCTCGCCGCATGGTCGACGTCCTGTGGGCGCTGCTGCGCGACGGCCGGACGTTCACACCGACCGTGCCACAGCCCGCTACCGCAGCGGCTTGA
- a CDS encoding GPR1/FUN34/YaaH family transporter has protein sequence MTVDAPPTSVATHVPLQTEAEAPPDPPVTNPLRGNPGIVGIPITIAGALGLGFVDAGYVPAEAAAAGIPTILAATSIGLLLATVWAAVLGQNASASLFAVFFGFYASYAALALGLTHNWYGIPDDQIVHTQAIWLICWLVTIAMLTLVTIRLPWSFTLLLGLVDVALLLLLVGTLDANTTLVHLGGYVVFAFVAVAVYLYVDLMWSETGGRGLPLGRPLVS, from the coding sequence ATGACCGTTGATGCCCCGCCCACATCGGTGGCAACGCATGTACCGCTACAGACCGAGGCCGAGGCCCCGCCCGACCCGCCGGTCACGAACCCGCTGCGAGGCAACCCCGGCATCGTCGGCATCCCGATTACCATCGCTGGCGCGCTCGGACTCGGCTTTGTCGACGCCGGCTACGTGCCCGCCGAGGCCGCCGCCGCCGGCATCCCGACCATCCTCGCCGCAACCTCGATCGGGCTGCTACTGGCTACCGTCTGGGCCGCCGTGCTCGGGCAAAACGCATCGGCCAGCCTGTTCGCCGTCTTCTTCGGCTTCTACGCCAGCTACGCCGCGCTCGCCCTCGGACTCACGCACAACTGGTACGGCATCCCCGATGACCAGATCGTGCACACGCAAGCCATCTGGCTGATCTGCTGGCTAGTCACCATTGCCATGCTCACTCTGGTCACCATACGGCTGCCTTGGAGCTTCACCCTACTCCTCGGCCTGGTCGACGTCGCCCTCCTCCTGCTGCTCGTCGGCACCCTGGATGCCAACACCACCCTTGTCCATCTCGGCGGGTACGTGGTCTTCGCCTTCGTCGCCGTCGCCGTCTACCTGTATGTCGATCTTATGTGGAGCGAGACCGGTGGTCGCGGACTTCCTCTCGGTAGACCTCTCGTATCCTGA
- a CDS encoding phytanoyl-CoA dioxygenase family protein, which yields MLVDPLDLATWRGSGVLLMGGFLGPERLREVRRWVDEIEALPGGEDGLLQYDETTGDGFSVRCRTENIVPCHDGMRALLTRGALIDIASTLLGEPAVLYKEKINYKQSGGAGFAPHQDAPAYPFVRCTITCMIAIDDSTTDNGCLDIVEGMHHDPLPTDDVGCIPAYLAEILPWKSVPVRAGSLLWFNWYVPHRSGANISPHRRRAIYLTYNAASDGDHRHHYYQEKRHRLAAGTDRISLIGHFTGDSHVSTQDTQESV from the coding sequence TTGCTGGTCGACCCTCTTGACCTCGCGACTTGGCGGGGCAGCGGCGTTCTTCTCATGGGCGGCTTCCTCGGCCCGGAGCGCCTGCGGGAGGTCAGGCGCTGGGTCGATGAGATCGAGGCTTTGCCGGGCGGCGAGGATGGTCTGCTGCAGTATGACGAGACCACCGGGGACGGGTTCTCGGTGCGCTGCCGCACCGAGAACATCGTGCCCTGCCATGACGGTATGCGTGCCCTGCTCACCCGGGGCGCGCTGATCGACATTGCCAGCACGTTGCTCGGCGAGCCCGCCGTCCTCTACAAAGAAAAGATCAACTACAAGCAATCCGGCGGTGCCGGGTTCGCCCCGCACCAGGACGCGCCCGCCTACCCCTTTGTCCGGTGCACCATCACCTGCATGATCGCTATCGACGATTCCACCACCGACAACGGCTGTCTGGACATCGTCGAAGGCATGCACCACGACCCCCTGCCTACCGATGATGTCGGCTGCATCCCCGCTTATCTCGCCGAGATCCTCCCATGGAAATCCGTCCCAGTCCGCGCTGGGTCGCTGCTCTGGTTCAACTGGTACGTTCCTCACCGCTCCGGAGCCAACATCTCACCCCATCGTCGCCGGGCCATCTACCTCACCTACAACGCAGCCTCCGACGGTGACCATCGCCACCACTACTACCAGGAAAAGCGGCACCGCCTCGCCGCCGGCACCGACCGAATCAGCCTCATCGGCCACTTCACCGGCGACAGCCACGTCAGCACCCAGGACACCCAGGAATCTGTATGA
- a CDS encoding phosphonate degradation HD-domain oxygenase, whose amino-acid sequence MNTDRLLHGTFTDADEFCDELFAYLTAVGQSQYDETVTQLEHARQTAALAEADGYDQPAQVAALLHDIGHLLLDEHDAHRDFLVEDLHHEIVGARYLTRWFGPDLGAPAALHVKAKRYLVATDPAYANSLSEASTRSLRVQGGPMTGKEVDDFLRLQHADLALALRRWDDNAKRVNVAVPELGHWRPAVCRCVRACLES is encoded by the coding sequence ATGAATACCGACAGGCTCCTCCACGGCACCTTCACTGACGCGGACGAGTTCTGCGACGAACTGTTCGCCTACCTCACCGCCGTTGGCCAAAGTCAATACGACGAAACCGTCACCCAACTCGAACACGCCCGGCAAACCGCCGCTCTCGCCGAAGCCGACGGCTACGACCAGCCTGCACAGGTCGCCGCGCTGCTGCACGACATCGGCCATCTCCTCCTCGACGAACACGACGCGCACCGCGACTTCCTCGTCGAAGACCTCCATCACGAAATTGTCGGAGCACGTTACCTGACCCGATGGTTCGGCCCCGATCTCGGCGCTCCGGCGGCGCTGCACGTCAAAGCCAAGCGCTATCTCGTGGCCACCGACCCTGCCTACGCCAACAGCCTGTCCGAGGCCTCTACCCGAAGCCTACGCGTCCAAGGTGGCCCGATGACTGGTAAAGAAGTCGATGACTTCCTTCGCCTGCAACATGCCGACCTCGCCCTCGCGTTGCGTCGGTGGGATGACAACGCCAAGCGAGTCAACGTCGCAGTACCGGAACTTGGCCATTGGCGTCCGGCTGTCTGCCGGTGCGTAAGAGCCTGTTTGGAATCTTGA
- the ltrA gene encoding group II intron reverse transcriptase/maturase: MSGPASRGKSFKVPKQLVWDAWLKVKENGGAPGVDGVTVEQFEANVKDRLYVLWNRMSSGSYFPGPVRAMEIPKNDGKGGVRVLGIPNVADRVAQTVLKLALEPTVEPVFHRNSFGYRPGRSQRQALEVCRKRCWSHDWVVDLDVRKFFDTVPWEQLLKAVAYHTDQKWVLIYVERCLKAPMKHADGTLEERTMGTVQGGPFSPLAANIYLHWGLDAWMAREFPAVPFERWADDVVFHCVSLEQAKEVRDAVAARLVEVGLEAHPDKTRIVYCKDSNRGGDHENTSFTFLSYTFRPRVAWNKTQKKRFTSFIPGAAPDRVTSFSREMHDLRLHRRTNLTLDQLAANINPRVAGWMAYFTMFYPSVVLPVGRRIDSHLVRWARKKYKRLTGSGFGHGIERQMYAASSTIRSYGEDRMSVSSSATRGPGCRWCWRGPGCGICVVRPVPTATRRWEYRRYYSP, translated from the coding sequence GTGAGTGGACCAGCATCGCGGGGCAAGTCGTTCAAGGTCCCCAAACAGCTGGTGTGGGATGCCTGGCTGAAAGTGAAGGAAAACGGTGGGGCACCTGGGGTCGACGGTGTGACGGTTGAGCAGTTCGAGGCGAACGTGAAAGACCGCCTGTATGTGCTGTGGAACCGCATGTCGTCGGGGTCGTACTTCCCCGGGCCTGTCCGGGCGATGGAGATTCCAAAGAACGACGGGAAAGGAGGGGTAAGGGTCCTAGGTATTCCCAACGTGGCAGATCGCGTAGCGCAGACGGTGCTGAAGCTGGCCCTGGAGCCGACGGTCGAGCCGGTGTTCCACCGGAACTCGTTCGGATACAGACCAGGCCGCTCGCAGCGCCAAGCACTCGAGGTCTGCCGCAAGCGGTGCTGGTCGCATGACTGGGTCGTCGACCTGGACGTGCGGAAATTCTTCGACACAGTGCCATGGGAACAGTTGCTCAAGGCGGTGGCGTACCACACGGACCAGAAATGGGTCCTGATCTACGTGGAACGCTGCCTGAAAGCGCCGATGAAGCATGCCGACGGAACCCTGGAAGAAAGAACCATGGGCACGGTTCAGGGTGGTCCATTCTCCCCGCTAGCGGCCAACATCTATCTGCACTGGGGCCTTGACGCCTGGATGGCGCGCGAGTTCCCGGCCGTTCCTTTCGAGCGGTGGGCGGACGATGTTGTGTTTCACTGTGTAAGCCTGGAGCAGGCCAAGGAAGTACGGGACGCGGTGGCGGCAAGGCTGGTCGAAGTCGGGTTAGAAGCTCACCCCGACAAGACCCGGATCGTGTACTGCAAGGACAGCAACCGTGGCGGCGACCATGAAAACACGTCGTTCACGTTCCTGTCCTACACCTTCCGGCCACGAGTAGCGTGGAACAAGACCCAGAAGAAGCGCTTCACCAGCTTCATCCCGGGTGCCGCGCCGGATCGGGTGACTTCGTTCAGCCGCGAAATGCACGACCTGAGACTGCACAGGCGAACGAACCTGACACTGGATCAACTCGCCGCAAACATCAACCCGAGAGTGGCGGGCTGGATGGCGTATTTCACCATGTTCTATCCGAGCGTGGTGCTCCCCGTCGGCAGGCGCATTGACAGCCATCTCGTGCGCTGGGCCAGGAAGAAGTACAAACGACTGACAGGAAGTGGCTTCGGACATGGCATCGAGCGCCAGATGTACGCGGCATCGAGCACCATTCGATCTTACGGTGAAGATCGAATGTCGGTGAGTTCGAGCGCCACCCGCGGGCCGGGGTGCCGGTGGTGCTGGCGTGGCCCGGGCTGTGGCATCTGTGTGGTGCGCCCGGTCCCGACCGCGACGCGGCGGTGGGAGTATCGGCGGTACTACTCGCCGTAA
- the istA gene encoding IS21 family transposase, with protein MASQADRVALFAAIRRDLRDGMSSRAIAQKYRVSRHTVAAAAASAWPEPRKKPPPRGSRLDEYAAVIDEMLRADLDAPRKQRHTATRITDRLVAEHGAVGVTYRMVRLYVSERRPQIWAEAGRGPQRGFIIQSHQPGMEAEVDFGEVAIRLRGELVKCALFSLRMSYSGKSVHRVFSSAGQEAFLEGHVHAFDVLGGVPRGKIRYDNLKAAVATVLGPDRGRVEAARWTAFRSHYGVEAFYCRPGLDGAHEKGGVEGDIGWFRRNHLVPVPEVDSLAELNGMIDRWDTEDDGRRIGARARTVADDFATEAPLLAPLPDERFPTALVATVRVDRYAQVMVRTNRYSVPARLIGRRLRVEAGASEIVIYDGRAEVARHERLSGRMSTRLELDHYLEILLRKPGALPGATVLEQARAAGKFTPVHDAWWAAARKTHGDAEGTRALIGVLLLGRHLPAEHLVAGLATALRAGALTVDAVALEARKAAEADQHPPADEPPTATGPKATVSSLTVRRLTALPSDTRPLPSVAAYDQLLRHPRPGAGGTS; from the coding sequence ATGGCGTCGCAGGCCGACCGGGTCGCGTTGTTCGCGGCGATTCGCCGTGATCTCCGTGATGGAATGTCGAGCCGGGCGATCGCGCAGAAGTATCGGGTGAGCCGGCACACGGTGGCCGCGGCCGCGGCGTCGGCGTGGCCGGAGCCACGGAAGAAACCACCGCCGCGTGGAAGCCGGCTGGACGAGTACGCGGCTGTGATCGATGAGATGTTGCGCGCGGATCTGGACGCACCCCGCAAGCAGCGGCACACGGCGACGCGTATCACGGATCGACTGGTGGCGGAGCATGGGGCGGTCGGAGTGACCTATCGGATGGTGCGGCTCTACGTCTCCGAGCGACGCCCACAGATCTGGGCGGAGGCAGGACGTGGACCGCAGCGTGGTTTCATCATCCAATCACACCAGCCCGGAATGGAAGCGGAGGTCGATTTCGGGGAGGTCGCGATCCGGCTCCGCGGAGAGCTGGTGAAGTGCGCGTTGTTCTCACTCCGGATGTCGTATTCAGGAAAATCGGTTCACCGGGTTTTCTCCTCGGCCGGGCAGGAAGCTTTCCTGGAAGGGCATGTCCACGCGTTCGACGTGCTCGGTGGAGTACCGCGAGGGAAGATCCGGTACGACAACCTCAAGGCGGCGGTCGCGACCGTGCTCGGCCCGGACCGGGGCCGGGTCGAGGCGGCGCGGTGGACCGCGTTCCGGTCGCACTACGGCGTCGAGGCGTTCTACTGCCGGCCCGGACTCGACGGGGCCCACGAGAAAGGCGGCGTCGAGGGCGACATCGGCTGGTTCCGCCGCAACCACCTGGTCCCGGTGCCCGAGGTCGATTCCCTCGCCGAACTGAACGGGATGATCGACCGCTGGGACACCGAGGACGACGGCCGGCGGATCGGAGCCAGAGCGCGCACCGTCGCTGACGACTTCGCCACCGAGGCGCCGCTGCTGGCCCCGCTACCCGACGAACGGTTCCCCACGGCGCTGGTCGCCACGGTCCGGGTCGACCGCTACGCCCAGGTCATGGTCCGCACGAACCGCTACTCGGTGCCCGCCCGGCTGATCGGCCGGCGGTTACGCGTCGAGGCCGGCGCCTCCGAGATCGTCATCTACGACGGCCGGGCCGAGGTCGCCCGCCACGAACGGCTGTCCGGCCGGATGTCGACACGGCTCGAACTCGACCACTACCTGGAGATCCTGCTCCGCAAACCCGGTGCTTTGCCCGGCGCGACGGTCCTCGAACAGGCCCGCGCCGCGGGGAAGTTCACCCCGGTCCACGACGCCTGGTGGGCCGCCGCCCGCAAGACCCACGGCGATGCCGAGGGCACCCGCGCGTTGATCGGGGTACTCCTGCTCGGCCGACACCTGCCCGCCGAGCACCTCGTCGCCGGCCTGGCCACCGCGCTACGCGCTGGCGCACTGACCGTCGACGCGGTCGCGCTGGAAGCACGCAAGGCCGCCGAAGCCGACCAGCATCCCCCAGCCGACGAACCCCCGACCGCCACCGGTCCGAAGGCCACCGTCAGTTCCCTGACCGTCCGCCGGCTCACCGCGCTGCCGTCGGACACCCGGCCCCTGCCCTCCGTCGCCGCCTACGACCAGCTGCTGCGCCATCCACGTCCCGGAGCAGGAGGAACCTCATGA
- the istB gene encoding IS21-like element helper ATPase IstB produces MTATRPRGMTDQAAEAAIDQACRLLRLPTIRRQFPDLTQAATREQMTYLGFLAELLLAECDDRDRRRSDRQIKAAGFPRTKALREFDYTANPHVDPATIHTLAACDWVTKGQPLCLIGDSGTGKSHLLIALGTEAAMKGHRVRYTLATKLVNELVEAADEKQLTKTIARYGRVDLLCIDELGYMELDRHGAELLFQVLTEREEKNSVAIASNESFGGWTKTFTDPRLCAAIVDRLTFGGTIIETGTQSYRLAHTRARATPNSPPQN; encoded by the coding sequence ATGACCGCCACCCGCCCCCGTGGCATGACCGACCAGGCCGCCGAAGCCGCGATCGACCAGGCCTGCCGCCTGCTACGCCTACCCACGATCCGCCGCCAGTTCCCCGACCTCACCCAGGCCGCGACCCGCGAACAGATGACCTACCTGGGATTCCTCGCGGAACTCCTCCTCGCTGAATGCGACGACCGTGACCGGCGCCGCTCCGACCGGCAGATCAAAGCCGCCGGGTTCCCCCGCACGAAAGCACTGCGCGAGTTCGACTACACCGCCAACCCCCACGTCGATCCCGCCACCATCCACACCCTCGCCGCCTGCGACTGGGTCACCAAAGGCCAGCCCCTCTGCCTCATCGGAGATTCCGGAACCGGGAAATCCCATCTCCTCATCGCGCTCGGCACCGAAGCCGCGATGAAAGGCCACCGTGTCCGCTACACCCTCGCGACGAAACTCGTGAACGAACTCGTCGAGGCCGCCGACGAGAAACAACTCACCAAAACCATCGCCCGCTACGGCCGCGTCGATCTTCTCTGCATCGACGAACTCGGCTACATGGAACTCGACCGCCACGGCGCCGAACTCCTCTTCCAGGTCCTCACCGAACGCGAAGAGAAGAACAGCGTCGCGATCGCCTCCAACGAAAGCTTCGGCGGCTGGACAAAAACCTTCACCGACCCCCGCCTCTGCGCCGCGATCGTCGACCGGCTCACCTTCGGCGGCACCATCATCGAGACCGGCACCCAGTCCTACCGGCTCGCCCACACCCGCGCCCGCGCCACCCCCAACAGCCCACCCCAGAACTGA
- a CDS encoding tyrosine-type recombinase/integrase, whose product MSREVHVRIRGRLGAKLPRATRPTSTFIATRQKNASPHTVAAYRDTCRLLLAFAQSTTGTQHSQLSLADPNATLIGEFLHHLEQQPGNGTATRNARLAAIHSLFTYAAPRTPEHAAVISQVLAIPPRRRERAIVSYLTTEEIDALVAAPDRSTWHGRRDLSLLLLDVQTGLRVSELTGLTRHDDVDGGLQILGLVAILSAGRG is encoded by the coding sequence ATGAGCCGAGAGGTTCACGTCCGGATCCGTGGGCGCCTGGGGGCGAAACTCCCCCGGGCGACCCGACCCACTTCCACCTTCATAGCCACCCGGCAGAAGAACGCCAGCCCCCACACCGTCGCCGCCTACCGTGACACCTGCCGGCTCCTACTCGCCTTCGCCCAGAGCACGACCGGCACACAGCACAGCCAGCTCAGCCTCGCTGACCCGAACGCCACGCTCATCGGCGAGTTCCTTCATCACCTTGAACAACAGCCTGGGAACGGAACCGCCACCCGCAACGCCCGCCTGGCCGCGATCCACTCCCTGTTCACCTACGCCGCCCCCAGAACTCCCGAGCACGCCGCCGTGATCAGCCAGGTTCTGGCGATCCCACCGCGGCGGCGCGAACGGGCGATCGTCAGCTACCTCACCACCGAGGAGATCGATGCGCTGGTCGCGGCACCCGACCGCAGCACCTGGCACGGCCGCCGCGACCTGTCCCTGCTTCTGCTCGACGTCCAGACCGGGCTGCGCGTCTCCGAGCTCACCGGCCTGACCAGGCACGACGACGTTGACGGTGGCCTTCAGATACTCGGTCTGGTGGCGATCCTCTCGGCCGGCCGCGGGTGA
- a CDS encoding type II toxin-antitoxin system VapC family toxin, with protein sequence MTTEPVRQGLLDTNILILRGWVSVAELPDEMAISVVTLAELSAGPHQVRRNDEQDLYDEHEERARRMDILQRVENEFDPIPFDAETARVYGRASAAVVAAGRKPRRRIADLMIAATAIAEGLPLFTTNPDDYAGLERLLRVVPVTRPPLPHDKKP encoded by the coding sequence ATGACCACTGAGCCCGTCCGGCAGGGCCTGTTGGACACCAACATCCTTATACTGCGCGGCTGGGTCAGCGTTGCTGAGCTTCCAGACGAGATGGCGATCAGCGTGGTGACGCTCGCGGAGCTGTCCGCCGGGCCGCACCAGGTCCGCCGCAACGACGAGCAGGACCTGTACGACGAGCATGAGGAACGCGCCCGGCGGATGGACATCCTCCAGCGCGTTGAGAACGAGTTCGACCCGATCCCGTTCGACGCCGAGACCGCGCGGGTCTACGGCCGGGCGTCCGCGGCTGTCGTCGCTGCGGGTCGCAAGCCGCGGCGCCGGATCGCGGACCTGATGATTGCCGCCACGGCGATCGCGGAGGGTCTTCCGCTGTTTACCACCAACCCCGACGACTACGCCGGTTTGGAAAGGCTCCTGCGCGTGGTCCCAGTCACCAGGCCGCCTTTGCCCCACGATAAGAAGCCCTGA